Sequence from the Amycolatopsis sp. NBC_00345 genome:
ATGGAGGGCTTGCATCACCGTGCCCATTCCGCCGTGGGTCACGCAGATACTCGCGTGTTCCAGTACCGCGAAGTGCGACAGCCAGTTGTGGACTTCGATGTTGTCCGGCAACGGACCCAGCTCATCGGAGTCGACCCGGCTACCCAAGGTCATGACCACATGCCAGCGTGTGTCGGCGAACGCCTCCACGCAGGTTCGGAACCACTCGGGATGGTCGTTGAAACTGGTGCCCAGGGAGATCAACAGAACCGGACGGTCGTCCGGCGGCGTCCAGCGCTCACCACGTTCCTCGAGCGCCGGTCCGACAAACAGGAACCGGTTGTCGAAGGTGTCCCCGGCGAACTGGAACGCCTGGGGGATGAAAACCAGGTTGAAATCCGAGATCCCGTACCAGAAATCCTCCAGATCGGACAGTTCGTCACCGGAACTCAGCACTTCGGCCAGCTCCGTGCGGAACCGCTCGAACGTCAGCGGCGCGGGAATGCCCGAAGCGTCCACCATTTCCTGATAGTAGGAGTACTTGTCATTGGTCGCGAAGCCGACGCTGATCCGCACCGCCGGCTTGTGCCAGCGGTGGGTCAGCAGTTTCCCGGCGATGAACGGCGCGTCCTCGTACAGGATCACGTCCGGCGGAGCGTCGTCGAACGCCGCCGCCGCGGCCTCGAGTATCCGCACGTTTTCCTTGAGGTACAACAGATGCGGCACCGTCGGGTCGTCGGACGCGAACACCTCGGCCGGATCCAGCCCCGCGAGCGCCGACTCGTAGGTCACCACCGACGCCCCGAACGAGGCCGTGGCCTCGGCGAACTCGGGGGTGGTCAGGTGGATGACCCGGTGCCCGCCGCGGGTCAGTTCGCCGACCAGCGACAAGGTGGGATGCACGTTGCCGGCATGGGGTCCGGTGAGGAGCAGCGCCGTGATCATACTTCCGTAATATATACTTAGTTTCCGGCACTGGCTACCACCGTCAGCGGTTGGTCGTGCGGCCGTACTGGCGGATCGCCAGCGGCACGAAAACGACCAGGATGCCCACGATCCACAGCAGGCTGTAGGTCACCGGGTGGCTCAGCGGCCACGACGGCGGCACCGGGGTCGCGGGGCTGATGTTGCCGAACAGCTCCCGGGACGCCTGCGCGATGGCCGACACCGGGTTCCACTCGGCGAAGGTCCGCACCACCACCGGCAGCGGCTCGGCGGGCACGAACGTGGTCGCCAGGAACGTCAGCGGGAAGATGACCACGGCCGTGGCGCTGTTGAACACCTCCACACTCGGCACGAGCAGCCCGAAGTACGCCATCACCCAGGAGAACGCGTACGCGAACAGCAGCAGAAGCAGCACCCCGAGGATCGCTTCGCCCACCGAGGACCCGATCCGCCAGCCGACCACGAGGCCGGCCAGCATCATCACGCCGATCGACAGCAGGTTGTAGACGATGTCGCTGGTCGTGCGGCCGACCAGCAGCGCCGAGCGGGCCGCGGGCAGGGACCGGTACCGGTCGATGATGCCCTTCTGCACGTCCTCGGCGACGCCCAGGCCGGTGAAGGTGGCACCGAACAGGATGGTCTGGGCGAAGATCCCGCCGAGCAGGAACTGGCGGTAGTCGCCGCCGGGGATGTTGATGACGTTGCCGAACACGAACGCGAACAGCAGGATGAACATGAACGGCGAGATCAGCATCATCACGATGACCTCGGGCATGCGCTTGACCTTGATCAGGTTGCGCTGCGCGATGATCGCGCCGTCGGAAAGGGCCTTGATCGCCGTGGTCACGACTTGACCTCCTGCTTGGGACGGGCGGCGGCGTCCGCGCCCGGTTCGGTCGGCTCGGGCGGATCGGACGACTCGGCGGCGTGCCCGGTCAGGGAGAGGAACACGTCGTCGAGAGTGGGCCGCCGCAGGGAGAAGTCCAGCAGCGGCACCTTGGCGTCGCCCAGCGACCGCAGCAGGTGCGACAGCTCCTCGGGCCCGCCGGTGTTGGGGGCGGTCAGCCGGCCCGAGTCGCGGTCGACCCGCACGTCGTCCAGGCCGACCCCGCGCAGCGCCCGCTCGGCGGCCTCGAGGTCGCGGTTGTGCTCGACCACGACCTCCACCCGGTCACCGCCGACCGTCCGCTTCAGCTCGTCGGGCGTGCCGTGCGCGATCTCCTTGCCCTGCGCGACCACCACGACGTCGTCGCACAGCCGGTCGGCCTCCTCCATGTACTGGGTGGTCAGCAGCACGGTGGAGCCGTTGTCCACCAGCGCGCGGATGGTCTCCCACAACTTGTTGCGGCTGAAGGGGTCCAGGCCGGTGGTCGGCTCGTCGAGGAACAGCACCATCGGCTCGGCGACGATCGCCGCCGCGAGGTCCAGCCGCCTGCGCATCCCGCCGGAGTACGTCTTGACGCGCCGGTTGCCCGCGTCGGTCAGGCCGAAGTCGTCGATCAGCGTCTTGGCCCGCGCGCGGGCGGTCGCCGACTTGAGGCCGTAGAGCCGGCCGACGATGTAGAGGTTCTCGTAACCGGTCAGGTATTCGTCAACGGCCGCGTTCTGCCCGGACAGGCCGATGTGCTCCCGGGCCCGGCTGGGGTCGGCCCGCACGTCGACGCCCGCGATCGTCGCCTGTCCCTCGTCGGGTTCGAGCAGGGTGGTCAGGATGCGGACGGCGGTGGTCTTGCCGGCGCCGTTGGGGCCCAGCAGCCCGAGCACGGTGCCGTCCGGGACCTCCAGGTCGAGACCGTCGAGCGCGACGACATCGCCGTAACGCTTGACGAGCCCCGACGCCGTGATGGTTGCGTTCATGCTCTGCACCTGTCGTCGTTGGTGGTCGCTAACGCTGCTGCACCATTCGTTAGCGATTTCTTCAGGCCGGCGTGCGGCAGATCAGCTGCCAGAACCGCGCGATGTCGCGGTACGGGGCACGGGAGCACAGGGCCAGTTCCAGTTGTGTCGTCCGGCGGAGCCACTCCGGATCGTGTTTCACCTCGTCGTCGGACACCAGGTCGATGACCGTGCGCAGGCCCAGCGAGGCGGTCACGGCCGCGCCGGCGGCCTGGACGGCGGTGGTCACGGCCGCGCGTTCCAGCCGGCGCATCGGCACGCCGACCGTCTCGGACCGGCGCGTCGGCGCGTCGAGCATCTCCAGTCCCCGCACCGGGTCCCGGTCGCGGATCGCCGCGGCGAGGACGTCCATCGCGGGGTTGGGGGCGATGAGCGACAGCGTTCCGCCGGGTCGCGCCGCCGCGACGAGCCGGGCGACCAGTTCCGCCGGATCGTCGCGGTAATGCAGGACGTTGTGGCACAGCACCAGATCCCAGCCGGTCGAGTGGTCGGGGACGGGAAGGGGGCGCGGGTCGTCGAGGTCCACACGCTCGACCCGTAACCGCCCGCGGTCCAGGCCGTCGCGGTCAGCCGCCGCGACCGCCTCGGCCAGCAGCACCGCGGAGCCGTCGAGGATCGTCACCCGATGGCCGGATGCCAGCAACGGCAAGGAATCGGCACCGTTCGCACCGCCCACGTCGAGCACGTTCCAGGTCGCCGACGCTTCCGGCAGCTGGTCCAGGACGTGCCGGACCAGTGCGTAGTAGACGCGGGCCCACGGGGATCGCTGCCAGGCGAGCCAGTCCTCGGCCGCGTGGTCGAACGCCGCGCCGGCGTCCGGGGAAAGGGTGTCGCTCATGGCGTCACCACGGTCCGGGCCCGGTCAGGACTTCTGCTGGAGCAACCGGACGTAGGCCGCCTCGATCACCTGCGACCAGGCCATTCCGGCGTCCCGGCTGAGCGCCGCGTCCTCCTCGTTCGGCTCGTACCACTCCATCGACGGCTTGTTCGGCAGTTCGCCCGCGAGGTAGCGGCCCAGGTACTTCAGCGGCGGCTCCCAGCCGGCGCCGACGCCCCAGTCACCGGTCTTGGGGTCGCTGGACACGAGCACGTCCCGGACCGAGGCGTGCTCCAGCTCCAGCTGGGTCCCGCCGTCGACCGTCGTCAGGCGGATCTCGACCTCGTCGGGCACCGCGCCCTCGAACGACCAGGTCAGCCGGAGCAGGTGCGGCGCCTCGCACTTGAGGATCTCGCCGTCGGCGTTCATCTCCAGCGCGAACGTGCCGCCTTCGCGCAGGTCGCCGCTCACCGGGAGGAAGAACCGGTTGATCCGGTCGGGTTCGGTGATCGCGGACCAGACCTCGTCGATCGGGGCCGGGTAGACGCGGCGCATGATCGCCGAATGGGCGTCACCGGCGCCGATCTTGCGCTGCCCGATCTCGCGTTCGGTCAGGTCCACCGGGTGCGGGGTCTCGCCGCCACTCATGTCTCTCCATCCGGTCCCGCCGGCCTCGTCCCGCCAGCGCCTGCAGCGGACTGTATCACAACAGGCCTATATAAGGACACAGTGATTGTGGCGGGTCGCTGCCGAAGCGTATAGCGGTGCAGTGTCGGAGCCCGGCTCCCGTGACACCCTTCGCTCAGACGTAACCGTGCTCGACGATCGCCTGCGCACGGTCGGTGTACGCCTCGGGCGAGCCGGGGAGTTCGGTGGCCAGGCCGTCGACGTAGCGGTTGAACAGGCAGAAAGTGGCCGCGATCAGGACCGTGTCGTGGATCTCGGTTTCGGTCGCGCCCGCGGCTTTCGCGGCCTTGACGCTGGCCGCGTCCACCTTGCGGCCGTCCTCGCGGGTCAGGAGGGCGATCGTCAGCAACGCCTTGAGCTTGGCGGAGATCGGTGCCGACTCGTGGTCCCGGGTAGCTTGCTCCACAAGGGATATACCGCCGTCGATCTGGGCGGCCGCGAACGCTTCGTGGGCCGAGGCGCAGAAGACGCACTCGTTGCCCCGGGACACCGCCGCCGCGATCAGCTCCCGCTCGCCCCTCGACAGGGTGCTCGGCCCGCGCAGCAGGACGTCGGCCAGCTCGGACAGCGGCTTGGCGGTCTCCGGCCGGTAGTCGAAGAGTCCGATGATGCCCGGCAGGGTGGGGTCCACCTCGATGTGCGGCACGCGAGCCTCCTGAAGGCAGAGTGTCGGGTGATCTCGATGTTATCAGCGCGGCCCGGCCGCTCGGTACGTCTTCTTGAACCAATCTCAGCAGCCGGTGATCGAACCCGCGCAGTCGTCCGGCGCGTTGCCGGTGATCTGGCCGCCGGTGACCGTCATGGTTCCACCGGACACGTTGACGATCCCCCCGCCGGGAGCGCCGGCAGTGTTGCCCCGGACGGTGCTGTCGACGACCCGGAACAGGCCGCCGGCCCCGTTCGCCAGCCCGCCACCCGGTCCCCCGGCCTTGTTGCCGGTGACCTCGGTGCGTTCCACGATCACGGTGGCGCCGCTGCCGTTCAGCACGGCCGCGCCCGAGCCGCCGGACGTGTTGCCCGAGATCCGGCTGTCGGACACCGTGACGGGACCGCCCGCGACCACCACCACGGCGCCGCCCTCGTTGTCCGCGACGGTGGAGCCGATGATGTGCACGGTGCCGGTGTTGGTGATCGCGCCCGCCGACAACGGCGACACGTTGCCGCTGACCTCGCTGCCGTCGAACGTCATCTCCCCCGCGCTGTTGACCACGGCGGAGCCGCCGTCGGCGTGGTTGCCGGTGAGCTTCGTGTTCTTCAGCAGCACCGTCCCGTTGCTGCTGCCGATCCCGCCGCCGTAGAGCGAGGTGTTGTCCCGGACCACGCAGTCGATCAGGGTGAGCGTCGCGTCGACTCCGGAACTGCTGATGCCGCCGCCGTTGCCGGTCGACGTGTTCCCGGCGAGCTCGGTGCGGACCAGCCGCATGGCGCCGCCGCTGTTGTCCACCCCGCCGCCGAACCGTGAGCTGTTGCCGATGATCCGGCTGTCGGTCACGTCGACCGATCCACCCCACGCGTTGAGGATCGCGCTCTTCGTGCTGCCGGTCAGGGTGACCCCGGACAGCGTCAGCGTGCCGCGGTAGCGGACGTCGAAGATGGAGTCACCGCCGCTGAGCACCACTCCCGCGGCCGCCAGGCTGAACTTGCCGGTCAGCGGCTCCAGGCCGGCGGGCCCGATCGGCACCACGCACCCGGCCGGGCTCGCCACGACCTGCTTGGTCACCACGGCACCGGCGTTCGCCTGCTCGATCCAGCCGTTCAGGTCCGTCTCGGTCACCGTCGTGCAAGACACCGCCGCTCCGTCCGATGTGGACTCCGCCCACGCCGGTGGAGCTGCCACGATGACAACGGCCGCGACAGTGAGCGCCATCCACCCGCGTAACGCCTGCATGAGCACTCCCACGGTTCGCTCGTGAACTCGCCGGCCGCCCCGCAGACTACTATGTTAAATGAAAGTGATGCTAGCTCCACCGGTGGGAACGCACCGCGACCGCCGCCAGCGCGGCGACGGCCGCCAGCACGGCGGTCGCCACGCCGAAGGCGGTCCCCGAGGTGTCCTGACCGGCCAGGGTCACCAGCACCGCGACACACAGCGCCGTACCCACCTGGGTTGTCATGTTGAGCAGCCCGGAGACGAAACCCTGGTGCTCGTCGGGGACGCCCTCGGTGCCAGTGATGGTCACCGACGTGTAGACCGCACCGCCCCCGACGGCGACGACAACCACGCCGGACATCAGCGCCGCCCAGGCGTTCGCCTGGCTGAGGAACGCGGTTCCCGCCGCCATGACGATCGCACCGCTCACCAGGACGCGTTTCGCGCCGTAGCGTGCGACAAGCCGCGGGGTCGTGGTGGCCGAGACCGCGACGGCCACGCCGAAGGGAACGAAGCACAGCCCCGCGACCAGCGGCGTGAGTCCCGAGGAGTCCTGTAGTTCCAACGACAGCAACGACGTCGTCGCGCCGAACACCCCGTTGCCGAACAGGCCGATCACGTTCGCGGCCGCGACGTTCCGCAGCCGCAGAACCCGTAACGGAAGCAGCGGCCGGCGAAGGCGACGGTCCACCGCGAGGAAAACGCCAACGCAGCCGCAGCCGAGCCCGACGAGCCCCACCGCGGACAACGCCTTCACGCCAGACTCGAGCACAGTGAAGCCGTAGATGACCAGGATCAGCCCGACGATCCCAAGGACCGCGCCGAGCACCTCCGCACCTGGGCGCCGCACCCGGCGCTGGGGCGCGACGAGCACCCGAAGCGCGACAATCACAGCCACGGCGACCAGCGGCACGTTCACCAACAGCACCGCGCGCCAGCCAAAGCCCTCGGTGAGCACGCCACCGAGCAACGCGCCGAGCCCGAACCCGCTCGCCGAAGCGGCCACGAACCACCCGATCATGCGATTGCGCTGCGAGCCCTCGGGAAACGCCATGGTGAGCAACGCGAGCACCGCGGGAGCGATCAACGCCGCCCCGATCCCCTGAACCGCGCGCATGGCCACCAGCACCACCGGAACCGGCGCGCACCCCCCAGCCAGCGAAGCCGCCCCGAAGACGACGAGCCCGACCACCAGCAGCCGACGCCCACCCAGCAAATCGACCATCCGGCCGCCCAGCAGAAGGAAGCCGCCGAACGTCACCGCGTACGCACTGGCCACCCACTGCACACCCGAGGTGCTGAAGCCCAGCGCGTGCCGCATGTCCGGCAGGGCCAGGTTGACGATGGAAAAGTCGAGCAGCAGCAATAGCTGCGTGCCGCACAACAACACCATGACCATGGCGGGTCGCAGCGCCGCCGGACTACGTGGAGGAGGCACTGGGCCGGGCGGTGGGGGCGCCGGGTCACGCGCAGGAGGCACCGGACCGGGCCGGGGTGCGGTACCGCTCTGAGGCGTTGCCGTATCAGGCGGCGCCATCGCCGGGCTGTGCCGAGGTGTTGCCGTGTCGGGCCGAGGTGCCGCCGGATCGGAACCGTGTGCCGTTGGGCCAAGCGGGGGTGCCACCGTGTCAGGCGGCGCCATCGCCGGGCCGTGCCGAGGTGTTGCCGTGTCGGGCCGAGGTGCCGTCTCGGGGCCGTGTGCCATTGGGCCAAGCGGGGGTGCCACCGGGTCAGGCTGAGGCGTTGCCGCGTCAGGCCCGGGTGTCACCGGATCGGACCCGCGTGCCACTGGGCCAAGCGAGGGTGCGTCCGGGCCAGGCGGGGCCGTCAGCGCGCCATCGCGAAGTGGCGGCGGGGCGTTGGATGTGTGGTTGCCCGGTGGGGACCGGCGGGGTAACCGCCGTCGGCCGGTGGGCCTTCCCGGTTTCCGACGTGGCACCTGACCTCCGTGTCGCGCCTACCCGGCGAAGGTGATCGGGGCGCCGGTGCCGCCGTGGGCGTTGGCAACGGCGACGAAACAGTTGACTTCGGCGTCGGCGCAGTCGATGTTGCCCATCAGGTCACCGTTGGCGGAGTGCGCTTCGAACACGCGGTGCACACGCACCGTGGCCGTGCCGGCACCGTGCTTGTTCAGGTCCAGCGTTTCGGTGCCGTTGTAGTCGCAACCGACCACGCCCTCCGCCACCTGCGCGCACTGCTGCACGAAAACCCCCACGCCCGGGGTGTACCCGGTCGCGGTGACGTGCACGGTGGCCACTGAGTGCAAGTGATCCGCTGGGTCGACCGTCACCCGGGGCCCTTCGGCCGCTGCCGTTGCCACTGGGGCGATCGCGATGGACGCGGCGAGGGCGGCTGCGGCGGCCAGTCCGATCCTGAGCGACTTCATGGGTTCCTCCACATCAGAGAAGTTAGTTAGTTTTTATATAAGTACCCGCTAACAGAACTACTCTGTTCGGCCTAGCTTGGCAAGGCCACCGATAGGGCGTGGTGGAACACGTTCAGGGGATCCCACCGGCGTTTGACCTCCTGCAAACGCCGGTAATTCCCCTGGTAGTACAAGGTCGACCACGGCACGCCGGAGGAGTTCCAGGCCGGATCGGCCAGGTCGGTGTCCGCGTAGTTGATG
This genomic interval carries:
- a CDS encoding MFS transporter, which gives rise to MVMVLLCGTQLLLLLDFSIVNLALPDMRHALGFSTSGVQWVASAYAVTFGGFLLLGGRMVDLLGGRRLLVVGLVVFGAASLAGGCAPVPVVLVAMRAVQGIGAALIAPAVLALLTMAFPEGSQRNRMIGWFVAASASGFGLGALLGGVLTEGFGWRAVLLVNVPLVAVAVIVALRVLVAPQRRVRRPGAEVLGAVLGIVGLILVIYGFTVLESGVKALSAVGLVGLGCGCVGVFLAVDRRLRRPLLPLRVLRLRNVAAANVIGLFGNGVFGATTSLLSLELQDSSGLTPLVAGLCFVPFGVAVAVSATTTPRLVARYGAKRVLVSGAIVMAAGTAFLSQANAWAALMSGVVVVAVGGGAVYTSVTITGTEGVPDEHQGFVSGLLNMTTQVGTALCVAVLVTLAGQDTSGTAFGVATAVLAAVAALAAVAVRSHRWS
- a CDS encoding enediyne antibiotic chromoprotein, which gives rise to MKSLRIGLAAAAALAASIAIAPVATAAAEGPRVTVDPADHLHSVATVHVTATGYTPGVGVFVQQCAQVAEGVVGCDYNGTETLDLNKHGAGTATVRVHRVFEAHSANGDLMGNIDCADAEVNCFVAVANAHGGTGAPITFAG
- a CDS encoding class I SAM-dependent methyltransferase, with protein sequence MSDTLSPDAGAAFDHAAEDWLAWQRSPWARVYYALVRHVLDQLPEASATWNVLDVGGANGADSLPLLASGHRVTILDGSAVLLAEAVAAADRDGLDRGRLRVERVDLDDPRPLPVPDHSTGWDLVLCHNVLHYRDDPAELVARLVAAARPGGTLSLIAPNPAMDVLAAAIRDRDPVRGLEMLDAPTRRSETVGVPMRRLERAAVTTAVQAAGAAVTASLGLRTVIDLVSDDEVKHDPEWLRRTTQLELALCSRAPYRDIARFWQLICRTPA
- a CDS encoding ATP-binding cassette domain-containing protein, which gives rise to MNATITASGLVKRYGDVVALDGLDLEVPDGTVLGLLGPNGAGKTTAVRILTTLLEPDEGQATIAGVDVRADPSRAREHIGLSGQNAAVDEYLTGYENLYIVGRLYGLKSATARARAKTLIDDFGLTDAGNRRVKTYSGGMRRRLDLAAAIVAEPMVLFLDEPTTGLDPFSRNKLWETIRALVDNGSTVLLTTQYMEEADRLCDDVVVVAQGKEIAHGTPDELKRTVGGDRVEVVVEHNRDLEAAERALRGVGLDDVRVDRDSGRLTAPNTGGPEELSHLLRSLGDAKVPLLDFSLRRPTLDDVFLSLTGHAAESSDPPEPTEPGADAAARPKQEVKS
- a CDS encoding macrolide family glycosyltransferase, which encodes MITALLLTGPHAGNVHPTLSLVGELTRGGHRVIHLTTPEFAEATASFGASVVTYESALAGLDPAEVFASDDPTVPHLLYLKENVRILEAAAAAFDDAPPDVILYEDAPFIAGKLLTHRWHKPAVRISVGFATNDKYSYYQEMVDASGIPAPLTFERFRTELAEVLSSGDELSDLEDFWYGISDFNLVFIPQAFQFAGDTFDNRFLFVGPALEERGERWTPPDDRPVLLISLGTSFNDHPEWFRTCVEAFADTRWHVVMTLGSRVDSDELGPLPDNIEVHNWLSHFAVLEHASICVTHGGMGTVMQALHWGTPIVTVPHYAFEVEPMARRIVELGLGRRVLADQFDAKTLRQTVDQLAVDSETLNRIREMRQRIQDSGGAARAAAAILARVDHTPEMSIAT
- a CDS encoding SRPBCC family protein: MSGGETPHPVDLTEREIGQRKIGAGDAHSAIMRRVYPAPIDEVWSAITEPDRINRFFLPVSGDLREGGTFALEMNADGEILKCEAPHLLRLTWSFEGAVPDEVEIRLTTVDGGTQLELEHASVRDVLVSSDPKTGDWGVGAGWEPPLKYLGRYLAGELPNKPSMEWYEPNEEDAALSRDAGMAWSQVIEAAYVRLLQQKS
- a CDS encoding ABC transporter permease, translated to MTTAIKALSDGAIIAQRNLIKVKRMPEVIVMMLISPFMFILLFAFVFGNVINIPGGDYRQFLLGGIFAQTILFGATFTGLGVAEDVQKGIIDRYRSLPAARSALLVGRTTSDIVYNLLSIGVMMLAGLVVGWRIGSSVGEAILGVLLLLLFAYAFSWVMAYFGLLVPSVEVFNSATAVVIFPLTFLATTFVPAEPLPVVVRTFAEWNPVSAIAQASRELFGNISPATPVPPSWPLSHPVTYSLLWIVGILVVFVPLAIRQYGRTTNR
- a CDS encoding carboxymuconolactone decarboxylase family protein, with the protein product MPHIEVDPTLPGIIGLFDYRPETAKPLSELADVLLRGPSTLSRGERELIAAAVSRGNECVFCASAHEAFAAAQIDGGISLVEQATRDHESAPISAKLKALLTIALLTREDGRKVDAASVKAAKAAGATETEIHDTVLIAATFCLFNRYVDGLATELPGSPEAYTDRAQAIVEHGYV
- a CDS encoding right-handed parallel beta-helix repeat-containing protein — protein: MTETDLNGWIEQANAGAVVTKQVVASPAGCVVPIGPAGLEPLTGKFSLAAAGVVLSGGDSIFDVRYRGTLTLSGVTLTGSTKSAILNAWGGSVDVTDSRIIGNSSRFGGGVDNSGGAMRLVRTELAGNTSTGNGGGISSSGVDATLTLIDCVVRDNTSLYGGGIGSSNGTVLLKNTKLTGNHADGGSAVVNSAGEMTFDGSEVSGNVSPLSAGAITNTGTVHIIGSTVADNEGGAVVVVAGGPVTVSDSRISGNTSGGSGAAVLNGSGATVIVERTEVTGNKAGGPGGGLANGAGGLFRVVDSTVRGNTAGAPGGGIVNVSGGTMTVTGGQITGNAPDDCAGSITGC